From the genome of Papaver somniferum cultivar HN1 chromosome 2, ASM357369v1, whole genome shotgun sequence, one region includes:
- the LOC113354106 gene encoding probable caffeoyl-CoA O-methyltransferase At4g26220 — protein sequence MEEKSASSKISTEDIMKTDMGLILQSRELYQYILDTSVYPNEAELLKDLRKITSTQPRNHMLCAADVGPLLSILLKLVNAKKTIEIGVYTGYSLLLTALSLPKDGKIIAIDPDREMFELGLPIIKKAGVEHKVEFINSPALPFLDKLLENPKNEGSFDSAFVDADKVNNMNYHERLVKLVRVGGIILYDNTLWGGTVAWKDDFALDNRMKTIRAAVIELNKYLASDNRCQVSQVPLGDGLTICMRRY from the exons ATGGAAGAAAAATCAGCTTCAAGCAAGATTTCCACAGAAGATATTATGAAAACCGACATGGGATTAATATTGCAAAGTAGAGAGCTCTATCAG TATATCTTGGATACCAGTGTGTACCCGAACGAGGCAGAGCTTCTTAAGGACCTACGAAAGATTACTTCCACACAACCAAG aaaTCATATGCTCTGTGCAGCAGATGTAGGTCCATTATTATCTATTCTTCTAAAGCTTGTTAATGCAAAGAAAACAATTGAGATTGGAGTTTACACGGGATACTCACTACTTCTAACAGCTCTTTCGCTTCCGAAAGATGGCAAG ATTATAGCCATCGACCCTGACCGAGAAATGTTTGAGTTAGGGTTACCTATCATCAAAAAGGCTGGGGTTGAACATAAGGTGGAATTTATTAATTCCCCTGCTCTTCCTTTTCTTGACAAGCTACTTGAAAAT CCCAAAAATGAAGGGTCATTTGATAGTGCATTTGTGGATGCGGATAAGGTTAACAACATGAATTACCATGAGAGGTTAGTGAAATTGGTCAGGGTTGGAGGAATCATTTTGTATGATAACACATTATGGGGAGGAACTGTTGCTTGGAAAGATGATTTTGCACTTGATAACCGCATGAAAACTATTCGAGCTGCTGTGATTGAGCTTAATAAGTATTTAGCTTCTGATAATCGATGTCAGGTATCACAAGTTCCATTAGGGGATGGCCTCACTATTTGTATGCGTCGTTATTGA